The Cervus elaphus chromosome 32, mCerEla1.1, whole genome shotgun sequence region CTCGAGCTCTGTGAGCAGCCGCCTGAGTATCTATGACAATGTGCCGGGCTCCATCCTCTATTCCAGCTCGGGTGACCTGGCCGATCTGGAGAACGAGGACATCTTCCCCGAGCTGGACGACATCCTCTACCACGTGAAGGGGATGCAAAGGATAGTCAACCAGTGGTCGGAGAAGTTTTCCGATGAGGGAGACTCCGACTCGGCCCTGGACTCCGTCTCACCGTGCCCGTCCTCTCCCAAGCAGATACACCTGGACGTGGACAACGACCGAGCTACCCCCAGTGACCTGGACAGCACAGGCAACTCACTGAACGAGCCTGAAGAGCCCTCTGACATCCCGGAAAGGAGGGATTCTGGGGTCGGGGCCTCCCTGACCAGGTCCAACAGGTAAGTGTTTCTTACCtgttgggggtgaggggcaggtgATCAGAAAGGGGCTGCTTCTGCTTGCTGTGTAGGGGACATGGGATTGAGCCATTTATAGCCATGAAATTCCTAAGGAAAGTGCTAGATGGGAAAATCCTACCATCCTACAAGATTAATGAACATCGTTCACTGGGTACcagaatttcagtttgggaagaagtAGTCAGTTCTGTGGATGGGTAGCGGGGTTGATTGATTGTACAACACTTTGTcactgttgttgcttagtcgcttcagtcgtgtccaattctttgtgaccccatggactgtagcccaccaggctcctctctccatgggatttcccaggcaaggatactggagtgggttgccatttcctcctccaagggatcttcccaaccacagggattgaagccatgtctcctgcctgacaggtggattctttaccactgagccaccagggaaccccaacaCCGTTGATGTGTTTAATGCTTCATGTacttgagtgagtgaaagtcgctcagtcgtgtccgactctttgcgaccccatggactatacagcccatggaattctccaggccagaatactggagtgggtagcctttcccttctccagggcatcttcccaacccagggattgaactcaggtcacccgccttgcaggcggattctttaccagctgagccacaagggaacgtAACTGTATACTAAAAGTGGTTAAAcgagtaaattttatttatgtacatACTTTACCacaggataaaataaaaacagactggaATGGAAATTGAATCTTCTCAGTTCCTAAGATTAGAGGCCAGTGAGAGACCCACTGCTGACTGTGCGTCCACCCATTAAAAAGCTTTCATACTCACATTCCGCCCCCTTCTCTCTCAGGCACAGGCTGAGGTGGCACAGCTTCCAGAGCTCTCATCGGCCGAGCCTCAACTCCGTGTCACTGCAGATTAACTGCCAGTCTGTGGCCCAGATGAACCTGCTGCAGAAGTACTCCCTCTTGAAGTTAACCGCCCTGCTGGAGAAATACACGCCTTCTAATAAGCATGGCTTTAGCTGGTAAGGGTTTAAACTGCCCAGTGTAccatatttgaaaacattttcaaccAGAGCTGTCCCAGCACTGAGGGTGTAACAGGTGGATCCTATATCTTGAGTTCATTGTCCCGATGCGCTAAGTGTCTACATTCTTGAATCCACGTGCAATACTGCTTAAGCTAGTATAGCTTTAGGGAGTTTCCATTGGGGCTGGTTGAGTTTTCAGCGCTAGGAGTGACAAGCTGCCAGTTGATAGGGTGAGACCGCTTTAGTCTTCTACTTCACTGTCCAGGGCTTCCTTCCCAGGGGTAGGAATAGCCCACCACAGGCAAATACATATACAGGATCAGATCATATTTTGGAAGGAAGGGAATAAAACTTTAGATCATGGGATGTTATGAGAGCAGCTTTGAAATGCTTGATGTACAGTGCTTGGCTTTGTAACCCTCTTCATGCACGTTTTTTAGAAATAGTTTTTGATTGATATAGGTATCTGCAATATcacaaaaaaaatctacctgtgcTAAAGAGTTTAGGTTATGTTTCTTCCAACAAAGATTCTTGAGCAGTGAATAATAAAGGAATTCACCACTCTAAtatattataaacaaaaataatgtacaaaaataaaatttattgaacTGTCCACACTTTGGAAAGTACGGTCTTTGGTGTATTTACTGTGAGATGTAGAGTGCTTGGCTGAACAGGTCATGGACAGGAGCCATTATGTGCATATTTTTTTCTACTGAGTGCAAAGTAGATAAATGTCTCTACATTGACATCCCAGCACATTTTGCAGTGTCAGCTGGGTATCCTTCAGTCTTTTCACTAATCTAAGTGTTCATTATCCACTTGCACAATTTTAGTTCTTTATAAAAATGGAGACTCGGTCCATTTCATGAGTATCACTTGGTAGCAAAACCAGAATCAGTGCAGCAACGTAACTTctctccccagctcctcccctctTTGGGACTCGTAGTGAGGTTAACTTCGGCATCAAAGCATCTCCTGTTCAAAGGCTGTTATTATGTGAGCTCTGCTAAATACAGAAGTTGTTTGTTCTGAATGACAGAAATAAGTATTGACTGGTTTATCCCCCACATGCTTCAGATTCTCGGTGGAGATCGTAATGTGTTCCTTGTACATTCCGCCGCTAGGCTTTTCTCCCCGACAAAGCAAGTATTATGCGTACTCAGAGCCACGATCCATATACTTcactgtatggaaatacagatttGGCCCTGCGCTTCAGTTTTACCTTTCCTAGAGCTATAAACAGTAACACACCGTGGCTGTGGGTTTAGCACTCTAAAGTCAAGGCAGTCTGCCTTCCGCAGTGTTCCTGTGTGCTTCGAGCCAGAGTTTCCCTGCTGGCTATTTAAAACTGCATATTTCACATTCTCAGTTCTGAGTGGCCCACCACCCCCCCTCGCCACCAAACCCTCAAGAATCTGAAAGTCCAGAATACTTCTTGAGTTCTGGTCAGTTTTTCCAGTGAGGCAAAACCAAACGTTAAAGCCTCATACTGTGGGATCCATGGAGTAAGGAGAAATTCTACACAAAGTTCTTTTCCTGTTCAGCTTTGCCCTTTCTTGTCCCATTCAGAGAGGTCATTTGTAGAGCTGAAATTTCTGCTTGACAGCATTAAATACATGACATCGGTTTCCTGCTGTTGCACacactgctgaggctggaccTGGTGTCAGGACTCCAGGGAGCCTGGGGTAGGCTCACAAAACCCTCATTGttctcctctgtcttcctttAGAAAGCTAAAGATGTTATGTTCTCTCGGGTCATCAGCAGGAGAATTTATTTTGACTTCAAGTCATTAGCttgccttcccccacccccgccacattGAGCTCTGGAGTTAGTTCTTATTATGTGAGACCAACATCAcgcatttgctatttttttttcatcctgatCTTTTTTTGACGCTAAATACTTTGGGATCTCATCAAGAGCTTAGAAATGATTCTCATCCATTTTCAGGACAAATGGGAACTTGTTTCTCAGCTCTATCCTGAAGTGCCTACTTAGGGTCTTGACTGTAGCTTTCTCCTCTTGTTCCTTCCTATGCCGCCATTTTGGAAGGAAGCCCATCTTCTCCCTTAAGAAAATAGACCCCATTCTCAGAGCTAACAGTGGAGGGAGAATCCCCAGCTGAGGAAATGTTATTGGGCCTCATGGCCCCAAATGTTAGAAAATCTAGAACAGCACTGTCCGGTGGGATTTTCTGTAGTGGTAGGAATGTTCCATATTTGCACAGTCCAGTAGTAGCTACCAGCCACAAATGGCTATCgagcacttaaaatgtggctgatatgactgaggaactgaatttgtaattttgtttaatttaaatttaaatagccacctTATTAGCACAGATCTAGAACCCACAGGGCTTACCTGCAGAGACGGACAAAATGTGCATAAGACGAGTAATCATATCCCTCCCAACTCCAATATTTTTTCAATAGGGCTGTGCCCAAGTTCATGAAAAGGATCAAGGTTCCAGACTATAAGGACCGGAATGTATTCGGGGTCCCTCTGACGGTCAACGTGCAGCGCACAGGACAGCCCCTCCCCCAGAGCATCCAGCAGGCCATGCGCTACCTCCGTAACCATTGTTTGGATCAGGTGAGAGCCGATGTCTGCAGGTCCCACTTAATCATGGGAGCTCAGGTGCATGCATCGTTTTCTAGCTCTGCCGGAAAATGTTGCTTTCCTCTTGACactttacattttgttttgtttttccaacaAAGGTTGGGCTCTTCAGAAAATCGGGTGTCAAATCTCGGATTCAGGCTCTGCGCCAGATGAATGAAAGCACCACAGATTGTGTCAACTATGAGGGACAGTCTGCTTATGATGTGGCAGACATGTTGAAGCAGTATTTTCGAGACCTTCCCGAGCCACTGATGACGAACAAGCTCTCAGAAACCTTTCTGCAGATATACCAGTGTGAGTGTTCTTTGACCTTGACATGGTTGGTGGTGGGGGAAGTGGGGTCAGCCAAAACCTGTAGCTCCTTTGATGCCCTTCTTTTGGACCCACATCGTGACCTCTTAGagacagtttttgttttcttttttgccttcttgTTTGCAAAACAGATTTCTGTACATCTGTTGAGTAGTGAAGGAAAAACTCCTTTGTCATCGTTCTCCAGTTACTAAGCAATTGGACATCTTTACATTCAAATCCAGgaacttattttttttcattcatttcaagacCAGTGTTAATCTAACATACTTAAAAGAGCAGATTccaagatctctctctctctgccttgtcTATAGGTATTTCAGTTGCTTCACTTCTCTCTAGCAAAGCCTGTTGTGTTTAAAATTTCACAGGTGTCCATGTGTTTTATCTTgctgtaaaatgaataaataatcttTCTGTTATGCATCTCAGCTTCTGCcagaaatagttggggaaacaatccCCATGCCCATCTCACTTTTAAGTAAAGCTTAAAGCAAACAGTTGTCTAAGTTAATGATCAAGATCAGGATTGTAGCTTTCACAGCCTTGTGTTTTCCTTGGCTCAGTGTGGTATTACAGCAATGTAATTTAAAAGCACCTTCTCTCCAAGCTACAATTGTCTTTAGAATTGGCGCATGGGACTTGACTTTATGAGAAGTGGAGCTGGTCTggattatttcattatttgtttcATCCTTTCAGATTTTATGAAAACACAGGTCACATTTCCCCCACCAAGGTATTTGTTATGTATTGTAACCATGGAGCTGTTTAATCAGTTTGCCCTATGGAGCTGCGTTTGAGTGACTTGAATTTTCCACCACatgccttttaaaagaaaaatttgcctAGTATAAGAGACCTGAAAGTTGGGTTCAGCATTTTCTACCTGTATTAttagtttatacatatatatattatattatattgttatattttttatatttttatgggtTTATTTCTCAAGCATGTATTTTTACTACTAGCCTCTCAGTAGGCTTTCCAAAGCTTAAATTACTACATAAAAAACATATCTGTTGTTTAAATTGAATATTTTAGCAGCTTCCTTTCCTCATTTAAAGAATGAGCAGATCAGTTAAAATTAGGAAAGTCCTCAGATATGCTGAACACTTTGTAGTCAAAGTGAAGAAATCTCAGTTTTTGTACTCTTGTATGTGTCTTTAATAAATTTCTCATTGAAACTGAACAAGAGTATAAGCCTATAATGTTCAGTAATTGAGAATGGTAAACTAGGAGTTTTGAAAAAAGtacttagaaaagaaagaaaccaaacttCCGTAAACTATAAGAAAACATGAGACATCATCTGGAGTTGAACTCTGAGGTGGGTGTTTAAAATTCTCAGTTCCTCCACAGGCAGGAAATACTTGAGGGTAGTGACGTTGGTGGCTGTCCCTAATTTCTTCCATATTAACCTCAAGTACACTTTCTGCAAGTGCTTGTTCAGTGCTGGGCTGAGGTCTTTGGTGTCGATATTTGCTTTGGGGATGTTTCCTTGCAAGCGTACATGGAAAATCACTGGGTTGACGGGGGAAGTGCTGGTGTCGCGCAGATGTGCCCAAGGACCAGCGTCTCCAGGCGATCAAGGCCGCCATCATGCTCCTGCCCGACGAGAACCGGGAGGTCCTGCAGACGCTCCTCTACTTCCTGAGCGATGTCACTGCAGCCGTCAAGGAGAACCAGATGACCCCCACCAACCTGGCCGTCTGCTTGGCGCCTTCCCTCTTCCACCTCAACACTCTGAAGAGAGAGAACTCCTCCCCGAGGTGCGGGTCCAATGCGCTGCGCACGCCCCGTGACAACGCGCTGCGCACGCGCAGTGACAATGCACGCCCTGCTGTTCAGACAGCGGCAGCTTCCCTGTCCTGATAGAGCTGTCCGCGTGTTTTTTGTTGTGTTAATACCTGAATCCAGCAAAACGGAGCTTGGCCTCCTTTCGCAGCCCACGTTCCTCACCTCTGCTTCTCCCATCCGTCCTACTCAGCCCTGGGGGTGTGGCCTCCTAGACAATCTAGTTTCAACCCGCTTTTGAGAAACTTTTGCATTCCTGCTTTGCCACGGCAAGGGATTCCCCTGACCTTCGGTCAGTACCCTCGGTAACTGGTCATCATACTTTCTGCCCGCAAAGAATCATGAGGGTTTACTGACCTCCAAAACAGTCCTGGCTTCTGCATAAATAAAACCAGTCTGGCTTGGCCTCTTCAGTAGAACCGACCTGCTGGCCTGTGCCGGAGGTTGAAAGGAGCTGGATGTGAAATAAGTAAGGATGGTGTTTGGCCTTAAAAGTTAAGAACCCGGCTGAGCCAATGTTGCAGAGTTTCTCCTTAGATGTAGAGAAGGTGAAGTGACTGTGGAAGTCGAGGAATCTGGAAAATAACTAAGGCTGATGTTTGCTCAGCACGTATTCTGTCCCCAGCAAGGGGCTACACCCTGGACTTTCATTATCAACTTTAATCCTCCTAACAATTGAAGGAGGCAAAGCTGCTGttaatatctattttatacatgaggtGGGACTGCGGGGAAGGTTCATTAAGTAACTAACTTGCTTCTGTCTGATGGGggaaaaatggcagaggaactTCTTACTtacatgaatattttatataaagtaggaAAGGAGTCATTAACTCCTTTCTACCAAATTCATCCTGCTGATCCTTTTCCTCAACCCTAAAGGAACTTGACAGGTAGTTCTCAGCTGTTGGGATGGGGTCAGCCTAGTTGTGTTAGGTGAAGTTAGCTTTGCTTCTGAAAGACATACAATGCTTAATTAACTAGTTCTAACCATTGACTAGAGCATTCCTGCTTTAATGGGAGAGAGAACTAAAGGGGAGCAGTAGAAAGAGATCAGATAAGATTAAGACAAAACCTCTAGGAAACAATCGACTTTTCTCTCACCAACAGGAGGGGCTCCTGTTTAATTTTAAACTGTAAAGAATGATCCTATTTACCCCAATGACCAGTgcttcccacccacccaccagtcaaagctgcctttccttctccccaccccacatgTTTAGACCTTATAAGCTTCCCTGTTTCAATAGGAACCTATTTAACATGGTGGTTTTATCTTTATGGGCTGCATAGTATGGGGGAATCTTAGTTACCTCAACCAgaactcaaacccatgccccctgctttgggagcttaGATAtgtaatcactggaccaccagggaagtccctaacatgATGGTTTTAAGTAGCCAGGATTTCATCAGAGATGGTCTCTTTCATGTTTTTTGTATGTTGTTGATACAACTGAGAAATTTTAGTGACCAAAATAAAACTCTCTTCAACTGCTTAATGTCAAATAAGCTCCAGTGAAATagcctttttctctcctttaggTTTCCTAGAATAACAcactgattaaaaatatataaacatttgaaTCTTGCCTCTTCCTCATTTCTCTCTCTAGGGTAATGCAAAGAAAACAGAGTTTGGGCAAACCAGATCAGAAAGATCTGAATGAGAATCTCGCTGCCACTCAAGGGCTAGCCCATATGATTGCTGAGTGCAAGAAGCTTTTCCAGGTAGGGAGATGGAAAGTTTTGTTATTGGTTGAGGATAATGTAAATAGGGGCAACATCTTGGGCTCCATACTTGTTCACATCGTAACCAAAAGATCTTTTCCAAGCTAGAAATTATATATGTAGTCTGAGAAtgtcttatttatgtattttataatatataagcTCAGTAGAGTTAATATGTTTCATGAAATTGCCAACCTTCATACCCCTTTACTTAGAAAACAAAAGCTACAAATTATCTGAAGTAAATTCTGTATCTGAGGTGCAACCACCATGGGAAACAGTACggcatttcctcaaaaaattaaaaatagaactacgttataatccagcaattccactcctaggtatatatccatacgaaaaaaaaaaagacactaaacctaagtgtccatcaacagatgaaaggataaagaactAAAGAATATGTGgggcgtgtctgtgtgtgtatatataaaatgaaatactactccgccattaaaaaaaaaaaagaatgaaattttgagttttgccgtttgcagcaacatggatggacctggagggtattattcTTAGTATAATAAGCCAGACAGGGAAAAACAAGTACTGCATGCACCTGTCTGTACTTATATGTAGAAcctaaaaaacaagacaaaagaatgaatacaatgaaacagaaacagactcacaggtatagagaacaaaaTAGTTTTTTGAGGGGTTAAACCAcaagatatattgtacagcacagggaagatagccaatattttattgtaactttaaatggagtatataaaaaatttttagatCACTATGTTGGACTCTTGAAAGTAttataattttgtaaatcaattagctatatttcaattaaaaaaaaattctgtgtctTCATCAGTGTACGCCTTGTTTTAGTCACTGTCTTCTACTTCTTCAACTTCTAACTTCTAACTTCTTCCTAAAGAGGAGGACCTCACACAAGAATAAGCTTTCTAGGTACCTTTATGAAGGTGCTCTGCTTGCATCCTCGTGATACCATGTGAAGTCAGCAGGGACACCCTTCACCTGGGAAGCAGGGGGATTAGACTGCCTTCACAGCCTTGAGGATCCTGCCACTTCCACCGATGGGCAACAGACATCCTTTTTGTTTCTTGTGTCACTCCCAGGTTCCTGAGGAAATGAGCCGATGTCGAAATTCCTACACCGAACAGGAGCTAAAGCCCCTTACCCTCGAAGCGTTAGGACGCCTTTGTAATGATGAGTCAGCGGACTACCAACACTTCCTCCAGGACTGTGTGGACAGCCTGTTTAAAGAGGTCAAAGAGAAGTTCAAAGGCTGGGTCAGCTACTCCACATCTGAGCAGGCTGAGCTCTCCTATAAGAAGGTGAGTTGTATCCTTGTTGTCGGCCATTTGAGTCTGGTGGTTGGGACTTGGATTCATTAGAGACCAGACCCTTTTGCCAACACAGTTCTCTGTGGTGGTCTATCACCCATTGCCTTCATTCTAGAGCTGGGCAGATAGGTGATTCATATCCCTGAGGTAAGAGTGGAAACCAGTTCGATGAGGGATGGTACACTCATTGAACTCACGTCAGAGGAAACTAGCTAGTGAAATCCTTTGGCTCCATAGAATCATGCAAGAGTTTCCAGGAATGTTTCACTAATGGTCTTGGGCCTTCGGGCATTTTATGAGGAGCTCGGCTGTTTCCATCCTTTGATTGGAACCCCCTCAGGCTCTCCTCTGTTCTCAGTCACTCTTCTCCTGGTCCTCTAATGAGCAGggagtgctgggggcagggatggTTGGTTTAACTTGAAAGCCCCTTGAGGGCAGAGGTATCCTATGTGACTTTGCATGCTCATGGAGGTATTTGTTGACTTTTCTCTACCaccttgaaaagaaagaaaccttgagCACAGTCTGGATGGCCATTGCAGGCTTGGACATGCCAACAGATCTTACTTTCATTGCATTTGCATTGCATTGACCCTAAAATGGGTCCCAGGAAAACAGGTAAAACCAGAGGTGACGCCAGCAGTCCTATCTGCTTTCTGTTCTGATCTTGAATATACTTGAGGTCAGCAGCCTGTTAAAGTCAGAAATAAGCATTAGGTCCATGTATCCGACTAGCAGTTTGTCTTAAGAGTCTAGATGTGTGGGGACTGTCTCAGCACTGAAAAGTCCATCCCCTTCTCAGGTGAGTGAAGGACCGCCTCTGAGGCTTTGGAGGGCAACCATCGAAGTCCCTGCAACACCCGAGGAAATCTTAAAGCGCCTCCTGAAAGAGCAGCACCTCTGGGATGTAGACTTGTTGGATTCAAAAGTGATTGAAATCCTGGACAGCCAGACTGAAATTTACCAGTACGTCCAAAACAGTATGGCACCCCATCCTGCTCGGGACTATGTCGTTTTGAGGTGAGAGCTTCCGGATTGATTATTGTGGCAAGAATGAGCTTATATGTCACTGAATGTTatattaaaattacttaaaatagaACATATGCTTCCATAAAAGCACTGAACCCTTCCAGATAAGAAAGATGACATCTGCATTTATTCCAGCAGTGTGTCCATCCCTGAAAATGGTTTGAAGTCTTGGAACTGTGCTCAGAGAGAGAGGCACAGTCCATCAGATGTGCTCAGTGGtagctattttttcccctttaggaTAGATTTTCTCAGAAATAGCTAGTGAATGCATCAGCCAGGAAATAACATTTGGGTCCCAAGTGAGCTGTGGTTGAAGCTGATTTATAAGTAATTCCTACATTCTCTGAAGACATTATTGAGGGAAGAATTTCAAAAATCTTTGAGGAAATGTCACATCATTAGTCCAGAACTTCTCCAACAGAGTAACATTTATTTGGACGTCCACGTTCTAGTACATTTGTGAAACATAAAAAGGGTTTTCAAATTCACTTCAGTTTGGTTTTCTTTCAAAGAACTGACTGTGTGAGCTTGTATACCCACTGCAGAAGGGGCCCTGTACAGAGTGAGCCATTCGTAAGTTCTTGCACAAGGATGCTTTCTGCCCAGGCTGGGTCACCAGGGTGCCCCATCCTGCCTTTCAGCTCCCTCCTGTAAGAGTGAGGCCCCATTTTAAACTTGGCTTCCAGGAACTTCCCATTTACTCCCCTTCTCGTTTTGTCTCTGCAGAACATGGAGGACTAATTTACCCAAGGGAGCGTGTGCCCTTTTACTCACCTCGGTGGATCATGACCGGGCCCCTGTGGTGGGAGTGAGGGTCAATGTGCTCCTGGCCAGGTATCTGATTGAACCctgtgggtcaggaaaatccaaaCTGACCTACATGTGCAGAGCAGACTTAAGGTACGTTctgatgctgattttttttttttttgacatcgtGAGTGAGGGGCATAAAGTAGATTCAGACTTTTCgtctgatgcaaaaaaaaaaaaaaaaatggcttaaatgaAAATACATCCTTGCATCTTGGATGCTCCATGAAGAGCAGTGTTGATAAAGTAACTCCTTCACATTTCTTGGTCTTCTGGGTACCACTTGATAATTTCCACCCCTTAGAGAATGTAGTATTAAAGCAATGCAGATATGGTGGTTCTGCCATGAGCTTAAAGCCACAGAAAATGAGAGTTTGAATCAGCAAGCCAAATAATATGACATGCCCTTTTAGTAGTTAATTAGGCCTATGCTCTGTGTCTTAGATCCGTGTGAGTTCTTATCAAAACATGAATAAAATGCAGCAAtaccaacaaagaaaaaaaatcaacctctGAAAACTTTCCAAAGTGGCTCTCCTGTTAAATCAATTCTTGTTTGAAGTCTTTACATTGTCGTACTTCAAGTATCTGTTATCTGTTTTTGTTCCATATGCCAGAGCTTTCCTGGACAGTTATAcccagtctgtgtgtgtgagttgctcagtcatgtctgactcctgtgaccccgtggactgtagccccccaggcctctgtccatgggattctccaggcaagaatactggagcaggttgccatttcgtcctgctgggatcttcccaaccctgggatagaacccaggtctcctgcattgcaggcagattctttaccatctgagcccccagggaagccaagtCTCACCCAGTATCTGCACTCAGTATGCTATTCCTTGGGGAACTTCTGGTTCCGTAAGTGTAATGAAGGTGCCAGGAGATTACTTTGGAATAGTAAGAGAGATCTTTACTTGCACATTTGCTGATCAAGAAAGAGAAGTGTATTCAGAACTCCCTTCAGCTGATTCAGGGTTTTCCAACTTGAATAATTTGTTTgcgtttcctttctttctgtcgtAGGGGCCACATGCCAGAGTGGTACACGAAAGCTTTTGGACATTTGTGTGCAGCTGAAGTGGTAAAGATCCGAGAGTCCTTCAGTCATCAGAACACTGAAACCAAAGACACCAAATCTAGGTGATTCCTGAAGCGTGTCCACTGTCTGGGCGTTTGTTTCTAGAACACTTGCCAGTTCTTGGAAGATTGGGTTCAGTGTCTGATCCTGAAACGAAACTACAAATTGGAGAGTGGGAATTGACTGTAGCGATTCGATACCTTTTTAAAGCTGCTTCCTGTTTGTGTAAGGTCTGTATTATGGACCTTGACTGGAATATATgactgtgcaaaaaaaaaaaagtattcttatTTGAATTGCTTCTGAGAAGCAAACTATAACTATATTAGGGAAGATAATGaagagacttcattttcctgCAATGTCAGTGTCTGTGTACGTGTACCTGTCATTTTCTTTGCAGTGCGTGGAGGGATGGGTGTATCCACTGGAATAGTTGGTCCTCTTTGACATGTTTTCTCACTgagaagagcaaagaaaggtttGCACAGAGGAgtgcgtgtatgtgtgtctgttgcTGGTTGAATGGCAGAGATGCGTAAGTTGGGCCGCAGTGTCTGGCACACTGGGACACCTCCAAGAAGGATTTTGATGCACCAGGTTCAGTTTAACCTGGAATATCCGACTACCCATGGAATCGTCCAGAAAGGGAACCCATTTACTTTGGGGTGTTGGACAACCCAcccatgtctttttttcttttcttttctgagttagtagacatattccttttccaccAACCTCTTCTTTGCCTTAAAAGTGATTGTAATAAGTTTACTCAGATAGCCCCTTTTGAACGCAGTTTGTCTCTAGATGTGATTGCAAGGAGCAAAGTTGGTTTTATCCAGTACAGGTGAATTCAGGGATGGAAATTCTTCCTTGCTAGCACCaaagcagttttgttttgttttggttttcaagTTGAGATGTGAAAACTGACCACTCTAATGTCTACTTCTGAATCAAGTATCAACACTTTCTATGTATCTGCAAGTTCTTTGCATGTCTGTGTTACGAGAAACTCTTTAAGGCACTGTGTATGGGAACACAGGAAACTATGTCCCAAGGAACTCCTTGCAAATGTAACCCAACCAAAAAGTTGCTTGTTGTCATTATGGCAGCATTTTTGAAAGCTGCGTATGTTTATTAATTGGATTTGTCTTTATCAGCAAAgagagtttgttttgtttttcctatatttctttttcttctcttttctgaagCCCTTGGGATAGATTTTAGTAATGGAAAGTTGTAATCacagtaaaaacaaataaaaatacactagTGCAGGGTGTTGGAAGGGTGGTCTTTATACAGGTTTTACTGTAATAGTAAAGGTTGGCTCAAAAGACAGTATTAGtgaatttattttatatggaTCAAAAGTGAATAATGTATGAGTGAGAGTTGTAAGAaggattttaattttgttataatTTAGTTACCATTGTCAGTGTTATTTCAAAGGTTCTTTGAAGAATTAAGGGGCGGGGGACAGATCAGAGTTTAATTTgagtattttgg contains the following coding sequences:
- the DLC1 gene encoding rho GTPase-activating protein 7 isoform X4; the encoded protein is MCREKPDTMILTQIEAKEACDWLRAAGFPQYAQLYEDLLFPIDISSVKREHDFLDRDAIEALCRRLNTLNKCAVMKLEISPHRKRSEDSDEDEPCAISGKWTFQRDSKRWSRLEEFDVFSPKQDPIPGSPDAVHLKSAPSHESMLTDLSDRQEVASVRSTCSLATHAPQRGEAAPARTNSVLSVCSSGTFVGNDDSFCSLPSPKELSSFSFSMKGHEKTKSKTHSLLKRMESLKLKGSHHSKHKAPSKLGLIISGPILQEGVDEEKLKQLNCVEISALNGNHINVPMVRKRSISSSTQTSSSSSQSETSSNVSTPSPVTRTWSLSACNKRGGMYLEGFDPFNQSTFNNVMEQNCKNRESYPEDTVFYIPEDHKPGTFPKALSNGSFSPSGNNSSVNWRTGSFHGPGHISLRRENSSPKELKRRNSSSSVSSRLSIYDNVPGSILYSSSGDLADLENEDIFPELDDILYHVKGMQRIVNQWSEKFSDEGDSDSALDSVSPCPSSPKQIHLDVDNDRATPSDLDSTGNSLNEPEEPSDIPERRDSGVGASLTRSNRHRLRWHSFQSSHRPSLNSVSLQINCQSVAQMNLLQKYSLLKLTALLEKYTPSNKHGFSWAVPKFMKRIKVPDYKDRNVFGVPLTVNVQRTGQPLPQSIQQAMRYLRNHCLDQVGLFRKSGVKSRIQALRQMNESTTDCVNYEGQSAYDVADMLKQYFRDLPEPLMTNKLSETFLQIYQYVPKDQRLQAIKAAIMLLPDENREVLQTLLYFLSDVTAAVKENQMTPTNLAVCLAPSLFHLNTLKRENSSPRVMQRKQSLGKPDQKDLNENLAATQGLAHMIAECKKLFQVPEEMSRCRNSYTEQELKPLTLEALGRLCNDESADYQHFLQDCVDSLFKEVKEKFKGWVSYSTSEQAELSYKKVSEGPPLRLWRATIEVPATPEEILKRLLKEQHLWDVDLLDSKVIEILDSQTEIYQYVQNSMAPHPARDYVVLRTWRTNLPKGACALLLTSVDHDRAPVVGVRVNVLLARYLIEPCGSGKSKLTYMCRADLRGHMPEWYTKAFGHLCAAEVVKIRESFSHQNTETKDTKSR
- the DLC1 gene encoding rho GTPase-activating protein 7 isoform X5; this encodes MKLEISPHRKRSEDSDEDEPCAISGKWTFQRDSKRWSRLEEFDVFSPKQDPIPGSPDAVHLKSAPSHESMLTDLSDRQEVASVRSTCSLATHAPQRGEAAPARTNSVLSVCSSGTFVGNDDSFCSLPSPKELSSFSFSMKGHEKTKSKTHSLLKRMESLKLKGSHHSKHKAPSKLGLIISGPILQEGVDEEKLKQLNCVEISALNGNHINVPMVRKRSISSSTQTSSSSSQSETSSNVSTPSPVTRTWSLSACNKRGGMYLEGFDPFNQSTFNNVMEQNCKNRESYPEDTVFYIPEDHKPGTFPKALSNGSFSPSGNNSSVNWRTGSFHGPGHISLRRENSSPKELKRRNSSSSVSSRLSIYDNVPGSILYSSSGDLADLENEDIFPELDDILYHVKGMQRIVNQWSEKFSDEGDSDSALDSVSPCPSSPKQIHLDVDNDRATPSDLDSTGNSLNEPEEPSDIPERRDSGVGASLTRSNRHRLRWHSFQSSHRPSLNSVSLQINCQSVAQMNLLQKYSLLKLTALLEKYTPSNKHGFSWAVPKFMKRIKVPDYKDRNVFGVPLTVNVQRTGQPLPQSIQQAMRYLRNHCLDQVGLFRKSGVKSRIQALRQMNESTTDCVNYEGQSAYDVADMLKQYFRDLPEPLMTNKLSETFLQIYQYVPKDQRLQAIKAAIMLLPDENREVLQTLLYFLSDVTAAVKENQMTPTNLAVCLAPSLFHLNTLKRENSSPRVMQRKQSLGKPDQKDLNENLAATQGLAHMIAECKKLFQVPEEMSRCRNSYTEQELKPLTLEALGRLCNDESADYQHFLQDCVDSLFKEVKEKFKGWVSYSTSEQAELSYKKVSEGPPLRLWRATIEVPATPEEILKRLLKEQHLWDVDLLDSKVIEILDSQTEIYQYVQNSMAPHPARDYVVLRTWRTNLPKGACALLLTSVDHDRAPVVGVRVNVLLARYLIEPCGSGKSKLTYMCRADLRGHMPEWYTKAFGHLCAAEVVKIRESFSHQNTETKDTKSR